In Megalops cyprinoides isolate fMegCyp1 chromosome 25, fMegCyp1.pri, whole genome shotgun sequence, a single window of DNA contains:
- the mdm1 gene encoding nuclear protein MDM1 has product MPVKFKGISEYKKKFRKRNSRSGRTSPHLRMREAGLRSDQLGITREPQFLSKKRVPSREPEVSKSFQWEWPAASLRGPDSSRGGVPLAAAAPPVVGAGSAEGPETPAAPRRSRPLEALPAENGAHASPPEPRSPPVEDKPEPALNGVDHVLKRKAGLKSAGRSRGLHASEYQRQFLWKTPANTSPLLAAGQMVYGSSPVIPPFRANPVALESEYKRSFKASPPPRGPRLRRDVEQREEALFQLEEVSPERSSKSKKKKKKKQQLPSKRSPQNNALQYDWENQQQEVRSQSPQEPLPSHAAYRKVKSEYSSNFRSPLLFRYKEGAWVKSSTAGEEVKELREKAEAYRRRAWGTHFSRDHLNQILSEQNRLWEASTPTSATVTERSTGSSTIQALDLARGESAKASTRDGASLSASQRSSMEAAEEAGFHNAPTLPVQRKLAWEEARSRAGSQKEEPHARKSREEEEEEEESDEVPAVDEQYLSTASGSHSTREGGRLPTPKMKTIPTIQRTHHDLTTPVTGGAILVSPPKLKDLHQGLRRSEPPLGKPHSPYKHLSSPSPDRVINKLAESSPPRSSPAAGMTTVDPIPLRGDAWPTQALPDDPPTLRASRSSRKLSPGAAPPPVPVLTNRIHGTLRDPEFQHNGNLGLLKPAFAFPVNDSDVSDNDDRMSQISARSAASCSMASQVLERAQKRRKNFWGKS; this is encoded by the exons ATGCCGGTCAAGTTTAAG GGCATCAGCGAGTACAAGAAGAAGTTCAGGAAGCGAAATTCGCGGTCCGGGCGCACATCCCCTCACCTCCGGATGCGCGAGGCGGGGCTTCGGTCTGACCAATTGG GCATCACCAGAGAGCCCCAGTTCCTCTCGAAGAAGAGGGTCCCCTCTCGCGAACCCGAGGTCAGCAAGTCCTTCCAGTGGGAGTGGCCGGCTGCGTCGCTGAGGGGACCCGACTCCTCCAGAGGGGGCGTGCCTctggcagcagcagcgccccctgtggTGGGAGCAGGTAGCGCAGAGGGGCCCGAAACCCCTGCAGCTCCCAGGCGCTCCCGGCCGCTCGAGGCTCTGCCTGCGGAGAACGGAGCGCACGCCTCTCCACCCGAACCCCGCAGTCCTCCTGTGGAGGACAAGCCTGAACCTGCTCTGAATGGA GTCGACCATGTGCTGAAGAGGAAGGCGGGGCTGAAGTCTGCTGGGCGGAGCAGAGGGCTCCACGCCTCAGAGTATCAGAGACAGTTCCTGTGGAAAACCCCTGCTAACACCTCCCCCCTCCTGGCTGCAGGACAG ATGGTGTACGGCAGCAGCCCGGTGATCCCGCCCTTCAGGGCGAACCCCGTGGCCCTGGAGAGCGAGTACAAGCGGAGCTTCAAGGCGTCGCCACCCCCCAGGGGCCCACGACTGCGCCGGGACgtggagcagagggaggaggcgCTGTTCCAGCTGGAGGAGGTCTCCCCAGAGAGGAGCTCAAAG agtaagaaaaagaagaagaagaagcagcagTTACCCAGCAAGCGCAGCCCCCAGAACAACGCTCTTCAGTATGACTGGGAGaaccagcagcaggaagtgaggtcacaAAGCCCACAagagcccctcccctcccatgCAGCATATAG GAAGGTGAAGTCAGAATACAGCTCCAACTTCCGCTCCCCATTACTGTTCAGGTATAAAGAGGGAGCGTGGGTCAAATCCTCTACAGCAGGAGAAGAG GTGAAGGAGCTGAGGGAGAAGGCTGAAGCCTACCGGAGGAGGGCGTGGGGGACCCATTTCTCCCGGGACCATCTGAACCAGATCCTGTCTGAGCAGAACCGGCTGTGGGAggcctccacccccacctcgGCAACAGTAACTGAGCGTAGCACTGGCAGCAGCACCATCCAGGCCTTGGATCTtgccag GGGGGAGAGTGCGAAGGCCAGCACCAGGGATGGGGCCTCCCTCTCGGCCAGCCAGAGGAGCTCCATGGAGGCCGCGGAAGAGGCGGGGTTCCACAACGCCCCCACCCTCCCGGTGCAGAGGAAGCTGGCCTGGGAGGAGGCGCGGTCGAGGGCGGGCTCGCAGAAGGAGGAGCCTCACGCCAGGAAGTCacgggaggaagaggaggaggaggaggagagtgatGA GGTGCCAGCAGTAGATGAACAGTACCTGTCAACCGCATCAGGATCTCACAGCaccagagaggggggcaggctGCCCACCCCAAAAATGAAGACCATCCCCACCATCCAGAGGACCCACCACGACCTCACTACCCCGGTAACCG GGGGTGCTATTCTGGTCTCCCCACCAAAGTTGAAGGACCTCCATCAGGGGCTGAGGAGGAGTGAGCCGCCCCTGGGCAAACCCCACTCGCCCTACAAGCATCTGTCTTCTCCCTCGCCCGACCGGGTCATCAATAAG CTGGCGGAGAGCAGCCCGCCCCGGTCCTCTCCGGCGGCGGGAATGACCACGGTCGACCCCATCCCCCTGCGAGGAGACGCCTGGCCCACGCAGGCTCTCCCGGACGACCCCCCCACGCTGCGCGCCTCCAGGTCATCCCGCAAACTTAGTCCCGGTGCCGCGCCTCCCCCCGTCCCGGTCCTGACCAACCGCATCCACGGGACTCTGAGGGACCCAGAGTTCCAGCACAATG GTAACTTGGGACTGCTAAAGCCAGCATTTGCGTTTCCTGTGAATGACTCCGATGTTTCTGACAACG ATGACAGGATGTCCCAGATCTCGGCGCGGTCAGCGGCCTCCTGCTCCATGGCTTCACAGGTCTTAGAGCGGGCCCAAAAAAGGCGAAAAAACTTCTGGGGCAAGAGCTAG